From a single Shewanella denitrificans OS217 genomic region:
- a CDS encoding non-ribosomal peptide synthetase codes for MNDSLYKAADLLQHCAEQGMALSLNGQGGLSFQHYGQGDSTPLLVQVKALKSELVDYFHLLGTAPQRVPIRADVQQLLLYRQQIAEQNSAFNIALQFELVGELDFSDFKVWAETLVQRHTRLQSRFVMHKGKLYAQFDPFVAVVVGHHRQQANLDAFRTAPFDLQNGPLYRFDWVETADNKRFVSLVFHHLVFDGHSLQLLVKDVRQYLCQNVASLNLIPATASWLPQVHSNQVDMATYVEHINGFETLDWQQTFGGSSNGSGMALLHREYLSASHFAQLNRLAQKHQMSPFALQSAITALVIGIYSDSRRFLLFTPADRRTSEQHEYIGHFVQMLAIQCELKLGGEVADYLSASRDAFMQAQAHTALSYDNANRWCLSQNHGALPPIKAVIVQQTLPQSVIELAGGKAQLHFLAAETRAVKYPLMLNCQSDGRQLQLEWEYDSSLFSEQHIRQMQQHWLMILELLDSGGACLFDQLSKTLLAKYHHAPLNRLKGSTASVQAHWRNRTITDIWQHSVAQFADRKAAGFGDNWLSYRELNCKANQLAQGLAAMGVTRETKVIISLTRGLDLLCGILAIIKVGGVYVPVDPKAPAKRINHICTDSGAQWVLCDQDWQHGDVNVIDIAKLTAQTQQYEDRAPAVNIEPHDAAYIIYTSGSTGLPKGVVVEHHNLVRLVGAAMNAFDFNADDVWCLFHSFAFDFSVWEIFGPWLTGGAVAIVPDECLLQPALFHRFLLENKVSILNQTPSAFYNLIDADNQVDEPLSELRYVVFGGEALSLPRLASWQQRYDADRVKLVNMYGITETTVHVTHYTVKAGDCKQARSIIGLPLSDLDVYLLGSDGLPLPEGTKGELYIGGPGVAREYFGKPEMTAQRFVTHTTAGRLYRSGDFARLDNDGQLVYLGRKDDQVKIRGYRIELEEVRQQLMSLDAVKTAVVTVSDIGAGDKLIAFVIPQVAELFVASVIKHELAKRLPPYMIPAICHPIEHIPQTNNGKADIKWLLSEYKRQQQSSSVQNAPMLDHPIYAVIANVLGIHSIAADDNLFTLGLDSISCIRLVIDAREQGIHFSVADIYRELTPSRLLALVEKPPSGTEVVVPDQLIYLSNAEQQLAGGEFEMVYPLTRLQQGMCYHSELDATAGVYHDVFGYRLQMHFDVNTLHRVLKDMMVIHPVLRTRLIKGAERLLQGVVANPDVPLQVHDLGGDIELALEQYREFVNIEIANGFDYHDPLLYRLFLHRFDDGSEQLTLSFHHALFDGWSVANFNTELIKRYFFAVEEKPYSILAGNNGHYRDYVFAELAALKDGSHRQFWQALLDGAQVSELPSVARQALPVDAGFTHIPCQSFEQNSDALMAEAKVAGVTVRQLMLAIHLKALSILTHKTRVNTTVVYHNRLDVAGGDVQLGLFLNSLPFDINLTSETWSSVLDQVVTLDRQIMAYRALPTDEIQKLSGLSFQSVLFNYTDFHVYDGLFNEGLPLIDSTVFESVNFPLTIDCGVSVKTRQLRFQVGFDGRQHSQQSVLRYVAVVDALCLHILKQQKLPLPRWQTLFPDERHELEALNKVSTIIEEMALPIDLNAIALMMGERRVSHGELNALVETLVQSLAIERGTRILLHLSKSVEFVVWLLACMRKELVVIPLPVDADPLRQQSIVEHADAAYIVSEQPQTFGYQVISSQDQSDIVLGYKSPLHTPSESAAIVMFTSGTTGKPKGVVLSLHSLQAHSRAMARTLSLTTDDRVLWFASTGADITLEQVIAPLSVGACVVIPEKIWSMAEFLPQVAVSGVTVADLPPVYFQWLMRADAKQKQAWLDSPLRMVLLGGESMPLSVIKAWQQMQLPQKLQLFNVYGPTEATITASVFPISAGFNDVKVSLGMPTEGNGFLVLDLQGKPVPAGVEGILYITGERLANGYLFNEEKTTEAFIEGIDGELMYHTGDIVKWLPDGTLWFVGRSDAQVKIRGYRVELDAVQHFLESREDIHEAVVLYNRIKQRDLLLAFVVASTEVTGVAKRTLASMRSELPHYMVANRIIVVDQIPLTANGKVDSKALILLAENGLETNTTLSGTALKLAVLIAQVLGQTPKSGDESFYDLGGDSLQALQLLSLISARFGVDIALQQLLANSDINGLAELIDQGKSETTDAVVCLSRSDKLPVVLCIPGAGGVAGDFIALASHFPENSVYALQAPGLQFGHIPVSFEQWMDYALQAVKALPRRPVMLVGHSMGGWLGAQLRRRVFGEAKLVLLDSYVKLSEPQNVERFIAEQVYNKLAVMSLDFSLPPRAGLDELLQLLGEQQAHGDTSGVGLWLNLLKLTRAQLKMTPSWGDPLGEMTLINAEHSIVTRGPAGDAWSEFGDVEEIRITGDHFGIVTHPDLPSMLLNVLQSTKELYCR; via the coding sequence ATGAACGATAGCCTGTATAAGGCAGCAGACTTATTGCAACATTGTGCCGAGCAAGGCATGGCTTTGAGTCTGAATGGGCAAGGTGGCCTATCGTTTCAGCATTATGGTCAAGGTGATAGTACACCTTTGTTGGTTCAGGTTAAAGCGTTGAAATCTGAGCTTGTCGACTATTTTCACTTACTTGGAACGGCACCACAACGAGTACCTATAAGAGCCGATGTACAGCAATTGTTACTTTACCGTCAACAAATCGCTGAGCAAAATTCTGCGTTTAATATCGCCCTGCAATTTGAATTAGTTGGTGAGTTGGACTTTAGTGACTTTAAAGTTTGGGCCGAAACTTTAGTGCAACGTCACACTCGGTTACAAAGTCGCTTTGTTATGCATAAGGGGAAACTTTATGCTCAATTTGACCCCTTTGTTGCAGTCGTTGTCGGCCATCATAGACAACAAGCGAATCTTGACGCATTTAGGACGGCTCCGTTTGACTTGCAAAACGGTCCGTTATATCGCTTCGATTGGGTAGAAACCGCAGATAATAAGCGTTTTGTGTCGCTAGTCTTTCATCATTTGGTATTTGATGGTCACTCACTGCAATTATTGGTTAAAGATGTTCGTCAGTACCTTTGTCAAAACGTAGCAAGTCTAAATTTAATACCTGCAACAGCATCTTGGCTACCCCAGGTCCACTCAAATCAGGTGGATATGGCGACCTATGTTGAGCATATCAATGGCTTTGAAACGCTTGATTGGCAACAGACTTTTGGAGGTAGCAGCAACGGCTCTGGTATGGCGCTACTTCATCGTGAATATTTAAGCGCATCCCATTTTGCACAGCTCAACAGATTAGCGCAAAAGCATCAGATGAGTCCGTTTGCGCTGCAGAGCGCTATCACGGCGCTAGTTATCGGTATTTATAGCGACAGTCGTCGATTTTTATTGTTCACTCCTGCCGATCGACGCACTTCCGAGCAGCATGAGTATATTGGCCATTTTGTACAAATGTTGGCGATCCAGTGTGAGTTGAAACTTGGTGGCGAAGTTGCAGATTATCTGTCAGCCAGTCGTGATGCCTTTATGCAGGCGCAGGCGCATACGGCGTTAAGCTATGACAATGCTAACCGCTGGTGTTTAAGCCAAAATCACGGTGCATTACCTCCTATTAAAGCTGTCATTGTTCAGCAAACTCTACCTCAATCGGTCATAGAGTTGGCTGGTGGCAAAGCTCAACTCCATTTTCTTGCCGCTGAAACTAGGGCTGTGAAATATCCTTTAATGCTGAATTGTCAAAGCGATGGTCGGCAGCTGCAATTGGAATGGGAATACGATAGTTCACTGTTTAGTGAACAACATATCCGACAAATGCAGCAGCATTGGTTGATGATATTGGAGTTGTTGGATAGTGGAGGTGCTTGTTTATTTGATCAGTTGAGTAAGACATTATTGGCTAAGTACCATCATGCCCCTCTTAATCGACTCAAAGGGTCGACAGCATCTGTTCAGGCCCACTGGCGTAATCGGACCATCACTGATATTTGGCAGCATAGTGTTGCGCAATTTGCTGATCGCAAGGCCGCCGGGTTTGGCGACAACTGGCTAAGTTATCGTGAGCTGAACTGCAAAGCCAATCAGTTGGCGCAAGGCTTGGCGGCAATGGGCGTAACGCGTGAAACAAAAGTGATTATTTCACTTACTCGCGGCCTTGATTTGCTCTGTGGTATCTTGGCGATTATTAAAGTCGGTGGGGTTTATGTGCCGGTAGATCCCAAAGCCCCTGCCAAGCGTATTAACCATATTTGTACTGATAGCGGTGCACAGTGGGTATTGTGCGATCAAGATTGGCAGCATGGTGACGTTAACGTGATCGACATTGCCAAATTGACTGCACAAACTCAACAGTATGAAGACAGGGCTCCAGCGGTTAATATTGAACCGCATGATGCGGCATACATTATTTATACGTCAGGCTCCACAGGCTTGCCAAAAGGAGTGGTGGTAGAGCACCACAACTTAGTGCGGTTAGTGGGGGCTGCGATGAATGCTTTTGACTTTAATGCTGACGATGTGTGGTGCTTGTTCCATTCCTTTGCTTTTGATTTTTCCGTGTGGGAGATTTTTGGCCCTTGGTTGACAGGGGGGGCGGTGGCGATAGTCCCGGACGAATGCTTGTTGCAACCTGCACTGTTCCATCGTTTCTTGCTGGAAAACAAAGTCAGCATTCTTAATCAGACACCTTCGGCATTTTACAATCTCATTGATGCCGATAACCAAGTCGATGAGCCGCTGAGTGAGCTGCGTTATGTTGTATTTGGTGGTGAGGCACTGTCTTTGCCACGTTTGGCATCTTGGCAGCAGCGTTATGATGCCGATAGGGTCAAGCTAGTCAATATGTACGGCATTACTGAAACGACTGTCCATGTGACTCATTACACAGTAAAAGCTGGCGATTGTAAGCAGGCCCGCAGCATCATAGGTTTACCTTTGTCAGATCTTGACGTTTACTTGCTCGGTAGTGACGGGCTTCCTTTGCCGGAAGGTACTAAGGGGGAGTTGTATATCGGTGGACCTGGTGTGGCGCGGGAGTATTTCGGTAAGCCTGAAATGACGGCACAGCGATTTGTTACTCATACGACTGCAGGCCGACTCTATCGCAGTGGTGATTTTGCTCGACTCGATAATGATGGGCAACTTGTTTACCTCGGACGTAAGGACGATCAAGTCAAGATCCGCGGCTATCGAATCGAGCTTGAAGAAGTGAGGCAACAACTGATGTCTCTGGATGCCGTGAAAACAGCAGTCGTTACCGTAAGTGATATCGGTGCTGGTGATAAACTTATTGCTTTTGTTATCCCTCAGGTGGCGGAATTATTCGTGGCTTCGGTTATCAAACATGAGTTGGCCAAAAGATTACCCCCTTACATGATCCCTGCAATCTGCCATCCAATTGAGCATATTCCGCAAACCAATAACGGTAAAGCCGACATCAAGTGGTTGTTGAGTGAATATAAGCGGCAACAGCAAAGCTCTTCTGTACAGAATGCGCCTATGTTGGATCATCCTATCTATGCTGTTATCGCGAATGTGCTTGGAATTCATTCCATCGCTGCCGACGATAATTTGTTTACCTTGGGGCTGGATTCCATCTCTTGCATCCGCCTTGTCATTGATGCCCGCGAACAGGGAATACATTTTAGTGTTGCTGATATTTACCGTGAATTGACACCGAGCAGGCTGTTGGCGCTGGTAGAGAAACCGCCCTCTGGGACAGAGGTTGTGGTGCCAGATCAGCTTATATACCTGAGCAATGCTGAGCAGCAACTGGCGGGTGGTGAGTTTGAGATGGTTTATCCACTGACTCGTTTACAGCAAGGGATGTGTTATCACAGTGAATTAGATGCAACAGCGGGTGTTTATCACGATGTATTCGGCTATCGTCTGCAAATGCACTTTGATGTTAATACCTTGCATCGTGTGCTTAAGGATATGATGGTAATACACCCAGTATTGCGAACTCGTCTCATCAAAGGAGCAGAAAGGTTGTTGCAAGGGGTTGTTGCTAATCCAGATGTTCCACTGCAGGTACATGACTTAGGTGGCGATATTGAGCTGGCACTGGAGCAATATAGGGAGTTTGTCAACATCGAGATCGCCAATGGTTTCGATTACCATGATCCACTGCTATATCGTTTATTTTTACACCGCTTCGACGATGGGAGTGAGCAGCTGACGTTAAGCTTTCATCACGCTTTATTCGACGGTTGGTCTGTAGCTAACTTCAATACCGAACTAATCAAACGTTATTTTTTTGCCGTTGAGGAAAAGCCTTATTCCATACTCGCGGGCAACAATGGTCATTACCGAGATTATGTTTTTGCTGAATTGGCCGCACTGAAGGATGGATCTCATCGTCAATTTTGGCAGGCATTGCTTGATGGGGCGCAGGTCAGTGAATTGCCATCGGTGGCAAGGCAGGCGCTACCGGTAGATGCGGGGTTTACTCATATACCTTGTCAGTCTTTTGAACAAAACTCAGATGCACTCATGGCTGAAGCCAAAGTTGCTGGGGTTACCGTGCGACAATTGATGTTGGCGATACACTTAAAAGCACTTTCAATATTGACCCATAAGACGCGGGTTAACACTACTGTGGTGTACCATAATCGATTGGATGTTGCTGGTGGCGATGTTCAATTGGGATTATTTTTAAACTCTTTGCCCTTTGATATTAATCTTACGAGCGAGACTTGGTCGAGTGTGCTCGACCAAGTTGTGACCTTGGACCGGCAAATCATGGCATACCGTGCCCTACCTACAGATGAGATCCAGAAGCTCAGTGGTTTATCATTTCAGTCGGTATTGTTTAATTACACTGATTTTCACGTGTACGATGGTTTATTCAATGAAGGTTTACCGCTTATCGATAGCACTGTTTTTGAAAGCGTGAATTTTCCACTGACTATCGATTGTGGCGTATCAGTGAAAACAAGGCAGTTACGATTTCAAGTGGGATTTGATGGTCGACAGCATTCTCAACAAAGCGTTTTACGCTATGTCGCAGTTGTCGATGCCTTGTGTTTACACATTCTGAAACAACAAAAGTTGCCTTTACCTCGATGGCAAACATTGTTTCCCGATGAACGACATGAACTCGAGGCTTTGAATAAGGTTTCAACCATCATTGAAGAAATGGCTTTACCCATAGATCTGAATGCAATCGCATTGATGATGGGTGAAAGGCGGGTGAGCCACGGTGAATTGAATGCGTTAGTCGAAACCTTGGTGCAATCTTTGGCTATAGAGCGTGGGACTAGGATCTTACTTCATTTATCTAAGTCGGTTGAGTTTGTCGTTTGGCTATTGGCCTGTATGCGTAAAGAGTTAGTGGTAATTCCACTGCCGGTGGATGCCGATCCGTTACGTCAACAGAGCATTGTTGAGCACGCCGATGCGGCTTATATTGTCAGCGAACAGCCACAGACATTCGGATATCAGGTTATTTCATCGCAAGATCAAAGTGATATTGTGTTGGGTTACAAGTCGCCGTTACACACTCCGAGTGAGAGTGCTGCAATAGTTATGTTTACCTCGGGTACGACTGGGAAGCCCAAAGGGGTGGTTTTATCCTTACATTCGTTACAGGCCCATAGCCGAGCAATGGCACGGACATTGTCACTTACTACTGATGATCGTGTCTTGTGGTTTGCCTCAACGGGTGCAGATATTACGCTAGAACAAGTGATCGCGCCGTTAAGTGTGGGTGCTTGTGTGGTCATTCCTGAGAAAATTTGGTCCATGGCAGAGTTTTTACCACAAGTTGCTGTAAGTGGTGTCACTGTTGCCGACTTACCCCCTGTGTATTTCCAATGGTTGATGCGTGCTGATGCTAAGCAAAAGCAAGCTTGGTTGGATAGTCCTTTGCGCATGGTACTGCTCGGCGGTGAATCTATGCCACTTTCGGTTATCAAAGCATGGCAGCAGATGCAGTTACCGCAAAAATTGCAGCTATTCAACGTTTATGGTCCGACAGAAGCGACTATTACAGCATCGGTCTTTCCTATTTCTGCTGGGTTTAACGATGTGAAGGTGTCCTTGGGTATGCCTACCGAGGGTAATGGTTTTTTAGTGCTAGATTTACAAGGAAAGCCTGTACCCGCGGGTGTGGAAGGCATCTTGTATATTACAGGTGAGAGGTTAGCTAATGGTTACCTTTTCAATGAAGAAAAAACCACAGAGGCATTTATCGAGGGCATCGATGGTGAGCTGATGTACCACACTGGCGATATCGTCAAATGGCTTCCAGACGGCACCTTGTGGTTCGTGGGCCGTAGCGATGCCCAGGTCAAGATCCGTGGATATCGGGTTGAGTTGGATGCGGTTCAGCACTTTTTGGAATCAAGGGAAGATATTCATGAAGCAGTAGTGCTTTATAATCGAATTAAACAGCGAGATTTGTTGCTGGCCTTTGTGGTTGCTTCGACTGAAGTTACTGGAGTCGCGAAGCGAACACTCGCAAGTATGAGATCAGAGCTGCCACATTATATGGTTGCCAACCGTATCATAGTGGTAGATCAGATACCTTTGACAGCCAATGGTAAAGTTGACAGCAAGGCACTGATTTTACTAGCTGAAAATGGACTTGAAACTAACACGACACTCAGTGGTACGGCGTTGAAGCTTGCCGTTCTGATTGCGCAGGTGCTCGGTCAAACGCCAAAATCAGGTGATGAAAGCTTTTATGATCTTGGTGGTGATTCGCTTCAAGCACTACAACTGCTTTCGTTGATAAGTGCAAGGTTTGGTGTTGATATCGCGCTGCAGCAGTTGCTTGCAAATAGCGATATTAATGGGCTTGCGGAGCTTATCGATCAAGGTAAGAGTGAAACCACGGATGCAGTGGTGTGCCTGAGTCGATCCGATAAATTGCCAGTTGTGCTCTGTATCCCTGGCGCTGGCGGTGTCGCGGGGGACTTTATCGCATTGGCCAGTCATTTTCCCGAAAATAGTGTTTATGCTTTACAGGCTCCGGGATTGCAATTCGGTCATATTCCTGTGAGCTTCGAACAATGGATGGATTATGCCCTGCAGGCGGTTAAAGCTTTGCCGCGAAGGCCGGTTATGTTGGTTGGCCATTCGATGGGCGGTTGGCTCGGGGCTCAATTGAGGCGACGGGTCTTTGGTGAGGCAAAGTTGGTACTACTGGACAGCTATGTCAAGTTGAGTGAACCGCAAAATGTCGAGCGTTTTATTGCCGAACAGGTATACAACAAGCTGGCAGTGATGTCATTGGACTTTTCATTACCTCCTCGAGCTGGGCTAGATGAGTTACTACAGCTTTTGGGCGAGCAACAAGCTCACGGCGATACTTCAGGTGTAGGCTTGTGGCTGAATCTACTAAAACTGACTCGTGCACAGTTGAAAATGACACCAAGTTGGGGGGACCCTCTGGGTGAGATGACGCTGATTAATGCCGAGCACAGTATTGTGACTCGAGGCCCGGCGGGAGATGCTTGGTCTGAGTTTGGCGATGTTGAAGAGATTAGGATTACAGGGGATCACTTCGGGATTGTCACTCATCCAGATTTGCCATCAATGTTACTGAACGTTTTACAATCGACTAAGGAGCTGTATTGCCGATGA
- a CDS encoding phage tail protein translates to MPDPFIGEIRMFAGSYAPQYWAFCNGQLLPIAENQALFSLLGYVYGGTQGVSFALPDLRGRVPVHVGTGAGLSSKALGQRGGTEYVSLTSAQLPAHAHMVDLKATGEVNVKMSASSAKGDTAIPGPTTVPAQVLSGLIPLNAYSTSPDTTLLPVNTSTTVNVSGNTAMMGAGRPVVIEQPFLAINFIIALQGAYPPKG, encoded by the coding sequence ATGCCAGATCCATTTATCGGTGAGATCCGCATGTTTGCAGGGAGTTACGCCCCTCAGTATTGGGCCTTTTGTAATGGGCAACTATTACCAATAGCAGAAAACCAAGCCTTATTTTCACTATTAGGTTATGTCTATGGTGGGACTCAAGGGGTTAGTTTTGCTCTTCCCGACTTGCGTGGCCGGGTGCCTGTTCATGTGGGAACAGGTGCGGGGTTATCCAGTAAAGCGTTGGGGCAAAGAGGAGGCACGGAATATGTTTCATTGACTAGTGCTCAGCTTCCCGCACATGCTCATATGGTAGATTTGAAAGCAACCGGGGAGGTCAATGTAAAGATGAGCGCCTCATCGGCTAAGGGGGATACGGCTATCCCTGGACCTACAACTGTTCCTGCACAAGTGCTAAGCGGATTGATCCCACTTAATGCATACAGCACGTCACCAGATACCACGTTATTGCCTGTGAATACCAGTACGACAGTCAATGTTAGTGGAAATACTGCGATGATGGGGGCGGGTCGGCCTGTGGTTATTGAGCAACCTTTCTTGGCGATTAACTTTATAATAGCGCTTCAAGGAGCATATCCTCCAAAGGGATAA
- a CDS encoding penicillin acylase family protein, whose amino-acid sequence MMASRIWLVVKILLLLLLLAIAGIWVALSLSVPLNESKVAHPDLQSQVLVDMDEYGVPHIKAENRADGAWVTGYLHGQSRYFQMDLLRRRGAGELSVLFGARALDMDKTSRLHQFRKRAAHQLSLLPAAQQQLLDIYVKGVNAGLAALRVRPPEYLMLMQQPEPWTAVDSLLVVYAMYFGLQDGNGDKKLLRTLIHDRFPQDYALLLPNHTEFDSPVIGENQAVPYDLSSLYRQLKKGETSQGNAELGETEPAHGSSSWVVSGAHTADGRAILSNDIHLGLYLPNQWYRLGLSIGEHRITGVTLPGMPLVVAGSNGFVSWGLTNSYGNWSDLTVVDDKVVVDREEIEDIKVGEAVEQLTIKHTRFGPILPDGGYAVKWLAHTDRAVNLNLLAFEQARSVEQIIALAPSIGVPPQNLLVADSQGHIGWTIIGPLPQRDKARFATTAAEHGPWTWVEAENYPQLIDPKSGFIWSANNRMYEKSDWPTIGEDDFLNGARAWQIHESLVRLHKADVKSVAAIQFDNRALMLARWHRRLTQALEAQAQPDDDLQRLMGDWDGHASKDSVAYTLTRAARNQSIADFYQPFLAQLQQPELIKSFRRINSNVEQTVWTAIDTEQAGLFGAEKLDDYLYGVLLSSYQTLLKEHDDEEKLRWGWQNRLRMNHPLGLPLWPLDSVFNMAPQEQAGDQFMPAINEPRFGASIRYSVSPGQEHLALVAMPGGQSGHPLSEHYSMGHQRWLEQKWLPFLGGETQQTFEFSPSR is encoded by the coding sequence ATGATGGCTTCCCGTATTTGGCTAGTTGTTAAAATATTACTTTTGTTGTTGCTATTGGCTATAGCCGGCATTTGGGTCGCACTGAGTTTAAGTGTGCCGCTTAATGAGTCCAAGGTGGCCCATCCTGATTTGCAAAGTCAGGTTTTGGTCGATATGGATGAATACGGCGTACCTCATATCAAAGCGGAAAATCGTGCTGATGGGGCTTGGGTTACTGGTTATTTGCATGGTCAGTCACGTTACTTTCAGATGGATTTGTTACGACGTCGTGGGGCTGGTGAGTTATCGGTGTTATTTGGTGCTCGTGCGCTTGATATGGATAAAACATCACGGCTGCATCAGTTTCGCAAACGTGCGGCTCATCAACTTTCTCTCTTACCAGCAGCCCAACAACAGTTACTTGATATTTATGTTAAAGGCGTCAATGCTGGTCTAGCTGCGCTTAGAGTGCGGCCACCTGAGTATCTGATGTTGATGCAGCAACCCGAACCCTGGACGGCTGTAGATTCATTGCTGGTGGTCTACGCCATGTATTTTGGTTTACAAGACGGCAACGGCGATAAAAAATTGCTGCGAACCTTGATCCATGACCGTTTTCCTCAGGATTATGCCTTGTTGTTACCTAATCATACAGAATTCGACTCTCCAGTGATCGGCGAAAACCAAGCTGTACCATATGATTTAAGTTCCTTATATAGGCAGTTGAAAAAGGGCGAGACAAGTCAGGGAAATGCTGAATTGGGAGAGACGGAACCTGCTCATGGTAGCAGTAGTTGGGTGGTATCAGGTGCCCATACTGCAGATGGTAGAGCCATTCTTTCCAACGATATTCATCTGGGTCTTTACTTACCAAATCAGTGGTATCGCTTGGGCTTGAGTATTGGCGAACATCGCATTACAGGTGTGACGTTACCAGGAATGCCTTTGGTGGTGGCTGGCTCGAATGGTTTTGTCAGTTGGGGGCTGACCAACAGTTATGGCAATTGGAGTGACCTTACTGTGGTCGACGACAAAGTGGTCGTAGATCGTGAAGAAATTGAAGACATTAAAGTTGGCGAAGCGGTGGAGCAATTAACCATCAAGCATACTCGATTTGGGCCAATATTACCTGACGGTGGCTATGCGGTGAAATGGTTGGCTCATACCGACAGAGCGGTTAATTTAAACCTATTGGCGTTTGAGCAAGCCCGTTCAGTAGAGCAGATAATAGCACTTGCACCCAGTATAGGAGTGCCGCCACAAAACCTGTTGGTAGCAGACTCTCAAGGACATATAGGTTGGACGATTATTGGTCCTTTACCTCAACGAGACAAGGCTAGGTTTGCAACTACTGCCGCCGAACACGGACCTTGGACTTGGGTTGAGGCCGAGAATTATCCGCAGTTGATTGATCCCAAGTCCGGATTTATCTGGTCTGCGAACAACCGTATGTATGAGAAGTCCGACTGGCCAACTATTGGAGAAGACGATTTCCTCAATGGCGCCCGAGCGTGGCAGATCCACGAATCATTGGTGCGATTGCATAAGGCAGACGTAAAAAGTGTAGCCGCTATCCAATTTGACAATCGGGCGTTGATGCTAGCTCGTTGGCATAGGCGTTTGACCCAAGCCCTTGAAGCTCAAGCTCAACCTGATGATGATTTGCAGCGTTTGATGGGAGATTGGGATGGCCATGCATCGAAAGACTCTGTGGCCTACACTCTCACTCGTGCTGCTCGTAACCAGTCGATTGCCGATTTTTATCAACCCTTCTTGGCGCAGTTGCAACAGCCTGAGCTTATCAAATCTTTCCGACGGATTAATAGCAACGTCGAGCAGACAGTTTGGACTGCTATTGACACTGAGCAGGCCGGATTATTTGGTGCTGAAAAACTGGATGACTATCTCTATGGGGTATTACTGTCGAGCTATCAGACATTATTGAAAGAACATGATGATGAAGAAAAGTTACGTTGGGGCTGGCAAAACCGTTTACGTATGAATCATCCTCTAGGATTACCGCTGTGGCCGCTGGATAGTGTGTTCAATATGGCTCCGCAAGAACAGGCTGGGGATCAGTTTATGCCGGCGATCAATGAGCCGCGTTTCGGTGCATCCATTCGTTATAGCGTTAGCCCTGGTCAAGAGCATTTGGCATTGGTGGCTATGCCGGGTGGGCAATCTGGCCATCCGTTGTCCGAACATTATTCCATGGGACATCAGCGATGGCTTGAACAAAAATGGTTGCCGTTCTTGGGTGGCGAAACACAACAGACTTTTGAATTTTCACCCAGCCGCTAG
- a CDS encoding acyl carrier protein gives MDMTSVLLETAQQVFQYPVEADTPFISIPGSSLQLMHFKAQIEAKTACSIPLEQLYQVSSIRQLAALLPQFALNVTFGDI, from the coding sequence ATGGATATGACAAGCGTTTTGCTCGAGACTGCACAGCAAGTATTTCAATATCCGGTCGAAGCGGATACACCGTTTATCAGCATTCCTGGCTCATCGCTGCAGCTGATGCATTTTAAGGCTCAAATCGAAGCGAAAACGGCTTGTAGCATTCCTTTAGAGCAACTTTATCAGGTCAGTAGCATTCGACAATTGGCGGCACTATTGCCGCAATTTGCTCTAAATGTGACTTTCGGGGATATCTGA
- a CDS encoding DUF3703 domain-containing protein → MNKKQQQGYDLYYRSAKKNLKKGNYQQAMTDLGYCHILSKNSYLQHLKIHWRMLLVGFKNGNLKEVRVQMFRCFMAFATAPMLAGTQPNGNPGDSNHGFFDKLTIPEILQEYF, encoded by the coding sequence ATGAACAAAAAACAACAACAGGGTTATGATCTTTATTATCGTAGCGCCAAGAAAAATCTGAAAAAAGGTAATTATCAACAGGCTATGACGGACTTGGGTTATTGCCATATTTTAAGTAAAAATAGCTATCTGCAACATTTGAAGATCCATTGGAGGATGTTACTGGTGGGCTTCAAAAATGGAAACCTTAAAGAGGTAAGGGTACAGATGTTTCGCTGTTTTATGGCGTTTGCCACAGCACCTATGCTGGCAGGGACTCAACCCAATGGTAATCCCGGTGATTCTAACCATGGCTTTTTCGACAAATTGACCATTCCAGAGATCTTGCAGGAATATTTCTAA